In the Chitinophagales bacterium genome, one interval contains:
- a CDS encoding universal stress protein, whose translation MKTILVPTDFSDNAVNAMKYAIRLAEKLDSKMIFFHSTHIPLRVELFGIPYSDMRKLERQDVVNKTAILQNMLNKLYREMRYQPDSKKVRLVVKNEVLIVEDIIQAAQSSKAGLIVMGTHGASGINKLFGSTTSLLISKCEIPVLAIPPKYQYKEIKTMLYFSDLRNPATELSMLVPLAKAYGATIDIFNLSYNPEVDEEKLFKKLNGVAKGVKLELIQLKRNPGETVLQQLREFLDYRKPDWAVMFPEKKRFFEYIFEGSKTERLSYNLKVPLLSVKKR comes from the coding sequence ATGAAAACGATCCTGGTACCTACCGATTTTTCGGACAATGCTGTTAATGCGATGAAATATGCAATACGGCTGGCGGAAAAGCTGGACAGCAAAATGATTTTTTTTCATTCCACCCATATTCCGCTGAGGGTTGAATTGTTCGGCATTCCCTATAGTGATATGAGAAAACTGGAGCGGCAGGATGTTGTGAACAAGACAGCAATTTTGCAAAACATGCTGAATAAGCTTTACCGAGAAATGCGTTATCAGCCGGACAGCAAGAAGGTAAGACTCGTGGTGAAAAATGAAGTATTGATTGTTGAAGACATTATTCAGGCAGCGCAAAGCAGTAAGGCCGGACTGATTGTGATGGGAACACATGGAGCATCCGGCATCAATAAATTATTCGGAAGCACCACTTCATTGCTTATTTCAAAGTGTGAGATTCCTGTGCTGGCGATTCCGCCAAAGTACCAGTATAAAGAGATAAAAACGATGTTATACTTCTCTGATCTGAGGAATCCGGCAACGGAATTAAGCATGCTTGTTCCATTGGCCAAAGCCTATGGCGCAACCATCGATATCTTTAACCTGAGTTATAACCCGGAGGTGGATGAAGAGAAGCTGTTTAAGAAACTGAATGGTGTGGCAAAAGGAGTTAAGCTGGAACTGATACAGCTGAAAAGGAATCCCGGCGAGACTGTATTGCAGCAATTACGCGAGTTTCTCGATTACCGTAAACCCGACTGGGCTGTGATGTTCCCGGAGAAGAAGCGGTTTTTTGAATACATTTTTGAAGGAAGCAAAACCGAACGGCTTTCCTATAACCTGAAGGTTCCATTGCTCTCCGTTAAAAAGAGATAA
- a CDS encoding AI-2E family transporter: MSIKLNQTANFLVCVVSGGVILYFGSPLFIPLSFALLISFAVYPVCKKLEQKGFPSMLAIILCVLVVVLLFAAIIALLLQQLLSFSAEWVSLKGKLMESLTWGRNYLREHYGITEKRQEEWLKNMLLGSSGGVLSFLKSLAYASGISAVLLLIIPVYSVLLLYYRRLLAEALYSLFPADRRPVMKEILEATIHQYHNFIKGMIIVYVAVGLLNSAGLMLLGIDHALLFGFIASILTFIPYIGIIAASLLPITISWLTYNSAWYPIGVVLIFTIVQYLEANIIYPVAVGNRLHLNTLIIFVAIIAGGIIWGAAGMILFIPFIAILKLFADRTAGWEAISKLLGEK, from the coding sequence ATGTCAATTAAATTGAATCAAACGGCAAACTTCCTGGTTTGCGTAGTATCCGGAGGTGTTATTTTGTATTTCGGCAGCCCGCTGTTTATCCCGCTGAGTTTCGCCCTGCTTATCAGTTTTGCCGTTTACCCGGTTTGCAAAAAACTGGAGCAGAAGGGTTTTCCATCTATGCTGGCTATCATACTCTGCGTTTTAGTGGTAGTACTTCTTTTCGCAGCAATCATTGCGTTATTGCTGCAGCAGCTGTTGAGCTTTTCTGCGGAGTGGGTGTCGCTCAAAGGTAAACTGATGGAGAGTCTCACCTGGGGCAGGAACTACCTGCGAGAACACTACGGCATAACGGAAAAGCGGCAGGAAGAATGGCTGAAGAATATGTTGTTAGGCTCATCCGGTGGTGTACTGTCTTTTTTGAAGAGCCTTGCTTATGCTTCCGGTATTTCTGCCGTGTTACTGTTAATCATTCCTGTTTATTCAGTGCTGTTACTTTATTACCGGCGGCTGCTTGCCGAAGCGCTCTACAGTCTTTTTCCGGCTGACCGGAGACCGGTGATGAAAGAAATCCTGGAAGCCACCATTCATCAGTATCATAATTTTATCAAGGGTATGATCATTGTTTACGTCGCGGTGGGCTTGCTGAACAGTGCAGGGCTGATGTTGCTCGGTATTGATCATGCGCTGCTATTCGGATTTATTGCTTCCATCCTTACGTTCATTCCTTATATTGGCATTATTGCAGCGTCCCTGTTGCCAATAACTATTTCCTGGCTCACCTACAATTCCGCCTGGTATCCGATTGGTGTGGTTTTGATTTTTACCATTGTACAATACCTCGAAGCCAATATCATTTACCCCGTTGCCGTAGGCAACAGGCTGCACCTGAACACACTCATCATTTTCGTTGCTATCATTGCAGGTGGTATCATCTGGGGGGCTGCCGGAATGATTCTGTTTATTCCCTTCATCGCTATACTCAAACTATTCGCTGACCGTACTGCAGGTTGGGAAGCTATTTCAAAACTGCTGGGTGAAAAGTAA
- a CDS encoding pyridoxamine 5'-phosphate oxidase family protein: MLGELNPDQIELLLNEQLIGRIGCSANGVTYVVPVTYAYDGKYIYAHSKEGRKIQMMRINPFVCFEVDKMENPANWQSAIIWGKFEELNHDEEKTGLNMLMNRLHHDIASETSMPATGHVHQNDAGPYKSVIFRIEIREKSGRFEQRR; the protein is encoded by the coding sequence ATGCTTGGCGAATTAAATCCTGATCAGATTGAATTGTTGCTGAACGAACAACTGATTGGCCGCATAGGATGCAGCGCAAATGGTGTCACCTATGTAGTGCCGGTAACCTATGCATACGACGGTAAATACATATATGCTCATTCGAAAGAAGGAAGGAAAATCCAGATGATGCGCATCAACCCGTTTGTCTGTTTTGAAGTTGACAAGATGGAAAACCCTGCTAACTGGCAATCCGCCATTATATGGGGCAAATTTGAAGAATTGAATCATGATGAAGAGAAAACGGGATTGAATATGCTAATGAACCGTTTGCACCATGATATTGCCAGTGAAACAAGCATGCCTGCAACAGGTCATGTTCATCAAAACGATGCCGGGCCTTATAAGTCGGTTATCTTCAGAATTGAAATCAGGGAAAAATCAGGACGGTTTGAGCAGCGCAGGTGA
- a CDS encoding Hsp20/alpha crystallin family protein, giving the protein MGAITKRGFLPTLTGNIFDTANFFSPKVWDLDNDFFDLDLSNRIPSVNIIENAKDFKIEMAAPGLEKKDFHITEEKGMLTISAEKKTETKEEKENYMRKEFSYNSFSRSFRLPENCLPEKVDAKYENGVLSLLLPKKEVTIAAPPKEIKVS; this is encoded by the coding sequence ATGGGTGCTATCACAAAAAGAGGATTCTTGCCAACGTTAACAGGCAACATCTTCGATACGGCTAATTTCTTTAGCCCGAAAGTGTGGGATTTGGACAATGATTTCTTCGATCTTGATCTGTCCAATCGCATACCATCTGTTAACATCATTGAAAACGCAAAGGATTTCAAGATCGAAATGGCGGCTCCCGGCCTGGAGAAGAAGGATTTTCATATTACAGAAGAAAAAGGCATGCTGACGATCAGCGCCGAAAAGAAGACGGAAACCAAAGAGGAAAAAGAGAACTATATGCGTAAAGAATTTTCATATAACTCTTTCAGCCGTTCCTTCCGCCTGCCGGAAAACTGCCTGCCGGAAAAAGTGGATGCCAAATATGAAAACGGTGTACTGAGCCTGTTGCTTCCGAAGAAAGAAGTAACCATCGCTGCACCGCCAAAGGAAATCAAGGTTTCCTGA
- a CDS encoding CHAD domain-containing protein, with amino-acid sequence MTDLILHLENLLADIEALDTLHDCHPDKKAIHRLRVRIKMLKALVILLKWYFHDLDPDVLHATKKLFKRAGVVRDWQLLAEFVRRSGANEKVLQELKKLLRDKEDKAYKQYQSACRKLKKDSVKKIKFLLKPYIARMKEQPQAYFEKAASDISAQLMEKQMPDKSLHKIRREVKMLLYNLKLFYDEGSLPDYLPFQHLFLSKADKLLGSWHDATVAEGLLQKISASDELTRAAKEAVLQIVGAAAASANASRLKFKYDINQYQK; translated from the coding sequence ATGACAGATCTGATACTCCATCTTGAAAATCTGCTTGCTGATATTGAAGCTCTGGACACGCTGCATGATTGCCATCCTGATAAGAAGGCAATTCATAGACTCCGGGTGCGCATTAAGATGCTGAAGGCGCTTGTTATCTTACTGAAATGGTATTTCCATGATCTTGATCCGGATGTGCTGCACGCAACTAAAAAGTTGTTTAAGCGAGCAGGCGTGGTCCGTGACTGGCAATTACTGGCTGAATTTGTACGGAGGTCAGGGGCAAATGAAAAAGTGCTGCAGGAACTGAAAAAATTATTGAGGGATAAAGAAGACAAAGCATATAAGCAGTATCAAAGCGCTTGCAGGAAATTAAAAAAGGATTCGGTGAAAAAAATTAAGTTTTTGTTAAAACCTTATATTGCCCGGATGAAAGAACAGCCGCAAGCATATTTTGAGAAGGCAGCATCAGATATCAGCGCACAATTGATGGAGAAGCAGATGCCGGATAAAAGCTTGCATAAAATCCGCAGGGAGGTGAAAATGCTATTGTACAACCTGAAATTATTTTATGATGAGGGTAGCTTACCTGATTACCTGCCTTTTCAGCATTTGTTCCTTTCTAAGGCAGATAAATTGCTTGGCAGCTGGCATGATGCAACGGTAGCAGAAGGTCTGCTTCAAAAGATATCGGCCTCGGATGAATTGACAAGGGCGGCAAAGGAAGCCGTCTTGCAAATAGTGGGAGCTGCTGCGGCGTCGGCAAATGCATCACGCTTAAAATTTAAGTATGATATTAATCAGTACCAAAAATGA
- a CDS encoding DNA starvation/stationary phase protection protein: protein MKPNIEIAEKNLKEIATILNNLVADEYVLYTKTRNAHWNIEGPGFMELHKFFESQYDAIDLIIDEVAERVRSLGHYSLGSLKDFLSITHLTEEHNDFSKQKLVIQSLLNDHETIIRSLRKNIPLVTDKYKDAGTGDFITGIMEQHEKMSWMLRAYLG, encoded by the coding sequence ATGAAACCTAACATTGAAATCGCGGAAAAAAACCTGAAGGAAATAGCTACCATATTGAATAACCTCGTGGCTGACGAATATGTGCTCTACACCAAAACACGTAATGCCCACTGGAATATTGAAGGACCCGGATTTATGGAGCTTCACAAATTTTTCGAATCGCAGTATGATGCAATAGACCTTATCATTGATGAGGTGGCAGAACGCGTCAGATCATTGGGCCATTATTCCTTGGGATCGTTGAAGGATTTCCTGAGTATCACACACCTTACAGAAGAGCACAATGATTTCAGCAAGCAGAAACTGGTGATACAGTCACTGCTGAACGATCATGAAACGATCATAAGGTCGCTGCGGAAAAACATTCCTTTGGTAACAGATAAGTATAAAGATGCAGGCACCGGCGATTTTATAACCGGCATTATGGAGCAGCATGAGAAAATGAGCTGGATGCTAAGGGCTTACCTGGGCTAA
- a CDS encoding 4-hydroxybutyrate CoA-transferase has translation MKADIVYKDPQEALQLIKSGNRVFIQGGACTPTFIIKELAKRKNELRDVELVFISLLGDVIFDQPEYADAFHINTMFVSDPVRKAVNEGRGDFIPVFLSEIPELFRRNVLPLDVAIVHVSPPDSKGFCSMGVSVDIARTAVHTAKYVIAQINPQMPRTHGDGFMHVNSFNAMVWADEPLHEVNFGSLISEDEMKIGAHVSDLVTDRGTLQLGIGTIPDAVCRCLHNHKDLGIHTEMFSDGLIDLCEKGIITNRYKNIHPHKTVAGFALGTRKLYEYVSDNPDFAFLDIDYVNEPSVIKRNARVMAINSAIEIDITGQVCADSIGTYQYSGIGGQMDFMRAASLSEDGKPIIALTSRTKKGVPRIVPMLNPGAGVVTTRGHVHYVVTEYGVASLFGQNFRQRAKALINIAHPDDREQLTKACHERFKIFV, from the coding sequence ATGAAAGCTGACATCGTATATAAGGATCCGCAGGAAGCGCTGCAATTGATTAAGTCGGGAAACAGGGTGTTTATACAGGGAGGAGCCTGCACTCCCACCTTTATCATAAAGGAACTGGCAAAGAGGAAAAATGAATTAAGAGATGTGGAATTGGTATTTATCAGCCTGCTGGGTGATGTGATCTTTGACCAGCCTGAGTATGCTGATGCTTTTCACATCAATACCATGTTCGTAAGTGACCCTGTCAGAAAAGCCGTAAATGAAGGCAGGGGAGATTTTATCCCGGTTTTCCTCAGTGAGATACCGGAACTTTTTCGCCGCAATGTGCTCCCGCTTGATGTCGCTATCGTTCATGTTTCCCCGCCTGACAGCAAAGGATTTTGCTCCATGGGTGTTTCAGTGGATATTGCGCGCACTGCCGTTCATACTGCCAAGTATGTAATAGCGCAGATTAATCCGCAGATGCCACGCACGCATGGTGATGGTTTCATGCATGTGAACAGCTTTAATGCTATGGTCTGGGCGGATGAACCGCTACATGAAGTCAACTTCGGATCATTAATCAGCGAAGACGAGATGAAAATCGGTGCGCATGTATCTGACCTCGTTACGGACAGGGGCACGTTGCAGCTCGGTATCGGCACAATACCGGATGCTGTTTGCAGGTGTCTCCATAATCATAAGGATCTTGGAATACATACTGAAATGTTCAGCGACGGACTGATTGATCTTTGCGAAAAAGGCATTATTACCAACCGTTATAAGAATATTCATCCGCATAAGACCGTCGCCGGTTTTGCCTTAGGCACCAGGAAACTGTATGAATATGTGAGCGACAATCCGGATTTCGCCTTTCTCGATATTGACTACGTGAACGAACCTTCGGTGATTAAACGTAATGCCAGGGTGATGGCTATTAACAGTGCCATTGAGATTGATATCACCGGGCAGGTTTGTGCAGATAGCATCGGAACGTATCAGTACAGCGGTATTGGCGGGCAGATGGATTTTATGCGTGCCGCTTCTTTAAGTGAAGACGGCAAGCCGATTATTGCACTTACGAGCAGAACCAAGAAGGGCGTTCCGCGTATTGTGCCAATGCTGAATCCGGGCGCCGGTGTGGTTACTACGCGGGGCCATGTGCATTATGTGGTAACAGAATACGGAGTGGCTTCTCTATTTGGTCAGAACTTCCGGCAGCGTGCGAAAGCACTTATTAATATTGCGCATCCCGATGACCGTGAGCAACTCACCAAAGCATGCCACGAGCGATTTAAAATCTTTGTGTAG